One Solea solea chromosome 5, fSolSol10.1, whole genome shotgun sequence genomic window carries:
- the kcna4 gene encoding potassium voltage-gated channel subfamily A member 1 — protein sequence MEFAMVGADGGCNSHLPYGYAQARARERERERERHAAQSRAAAAAAAAEDGSGAEGGGGGGGGGGGGVGGGSTTSSCAHLLNNRQHQSRAASSTSANINSGGTASRPSSSSSTSSTQPPQHQQEPEQQQQQQQHHRVVRERKKQRGVGRWRRSRTTFGGDLRHSELALLGSEEDIMIEEEEAEGAEEEEEEDEEEEDEEGGRGSKRSSFLCNMGDEEETVSITDRRPQSGYENAYSECGCCERVVINVSGLKFETQLKTLTQFPDTLLGDPDKRIRYFDPLRNEYFFDRNRPSFDAILYYYQSGGRLKRPANVPFDIFSEEVRFYELGEEAILKFREDEGFVKEEEKPLPEDEFKRQIWLLFEYPESSSPARGIAVVSVLVIVISIVIFCLETLPEFRDEKEYLQPRHNSTQQQDHGFTPFNDPFFIVETVCIIWFSFEIIVRFFASPSKTQFFKNIMNSIDIVSILPYFITLGTDLAQHQGNGQQAMSFAILRIIRLVRVFRIFKLSRHSKGLQILGHTLRASMRELALLIFFLVIGVILFSSAVYFAEADEPSSQFTSIPDAFWWAVVTMTTVGYGDMKPITVGGKIVGSLCAIAGVLTIALPVPVIVSNFNYFYHRETDNEDQPPVVESMPPGCPYFPDFLRKFKGSPSGSSLGDKAEYMEMEEGVTESLCGLDKSPSKGNGTDISRKNSTNSKSIQTDV from the coding sequence ATGGAGTTTGCCATGGTGGGTGCGGACGGTGGGTGCAACAGTCACCTGCCTTATGGATATGCCCAAGCTCGCGCACGGGAGAGGGAGCGCGAGAGGGAGCGGCACGCGGCACAGTCCAgagcggcggcagcggcggcggctgctgaAGATGGATCCGGCgcggagggaggaggaggcggcggcggtggcggtggcggcggcgttGGTGGGGGGTCTACCACCTCCTCATGTGCTCATCTCCTTAACAACCGCCAGCATCAGTCTCGCGCCGCCTCCTCCACGAGCGCCAACATCAACAGCGGCGGTACCGCCTCgcgcccctcctcctcctcctccacctcctccacgcAGCCGCCACAACACCAGCAGGAgcccgagcagcagcagcagcagcagcagcaccacagaGTTGTCAGAGAGCGCAAAAAGCAGCGCGGCGTCGGACGCTGGAGACGCAGCCGCACGACTTTCGGCGGAGATCTGCGCCACTCGGAGCTGGCGCTGCTCGGATCTGAGGAGGACATCATgatagaggaggaagaggccGAGGGagcggaggaagaggaggaggaggatgaggaggaggaggatgaagagggcGGCCGGGGAAGCAAGAGGTCAAGTTTTCTGTGTAACATgggtgatgaggaggagacagtGTCCATCACTGACCGGAGACCTCAGTCCGGGTATGAAAACGCTTACAGTGAGTGCGGCTGCTGTGAGAGAGTTGTCATCAACGTGTCGGGACTGAAGTTTGAGACGCAGCTCAAGACTCTCACTCAGTTCCCGGACACTCTCCTGGGAGACCCCGACAAGAGAATCCGGTACTTTGACCCGCTGAGGAACGAGTACTTCTTCGACCGGAACCGACCGAGTTTTGACGCTATTCTATACTATTACCAGTCAGGCGGGCGGTTGAAAAGACCCGCCAATGTGCCGTTTGACATCTTCTCGGAGGAGGTGAGGTTTTATGAACTCGGGGAGGAGGCAATCCTGAAGTTTAGGGAGGATGAGGGTTTTgttaaggaggaggagaaacctCTGCCCGAGGACGAGTTTAAGCGCCAGATCTGGCTGCTCTTTGAGTATCCGGAGAGCTCGAGTCCAGCCAGAGGGATAGCAGTAGTGTCCGTCCTCGTCATTGTCATTTCTATCGTCATATTCTGCCTGGAGACGCTGCCGGAGTTCAGGGATGAAAAGGAGTATCTGCAGCCACGGCACAActccacacagcagcaggacCACGGGTTCACTCCTTTCAACGACCCCTTTTTCATCGTGGAGACGGTTTGCATCATCTGGTTCTCTTTTGAGATTATAGTCCGCTTCTTTGCGAGTCCCAGCAAAACCCaattctttaaaaacattatgAATTCTATAGACATTGTTTCCATTTTGCCTTATTTCATAACTCTCGGCACGGACCTGGCGCAGCACCAAGGCAACGGGCAACAGGCGATGAGCTTCGCCATCCTGAGAATAATCCGCTTGGTCCGGGTGTTCCGAATCTTCAAACTGTCCCGACACTCCAAGGGTCTGCAGATCCTGGGTCACACTCTGCGCGCCAGCATGAGGGAGCTGGccctcctcatcttcttcctGGTCATTGGTGTCATCCTCTTCTCCAGTGCGGTGTACTTCGCAGAGGCGGACGAGCCGTCGTCTCAGTTCACGAGCATCCCGGACGCTTTCTGGTGGGCTGTAGTGACCATGACCACAGTGGGCTACGGGGACATGAAGCCCATCACTGTCGGTGGGAAGATAGTGGGCTCCCTCTGCGCCATCGCTGGTGTGCTAACCATTGCGCTCCCGGTGCCAGTGATAGTGTCCAACTTCAACTATTTTTACCACAGGGAGACCGACAATGAAGACCAGCCGCCGGTGGTGGAGAGCATGCCGCCGGGTTGTCCTTATTTCCCGGACTTTCTACGGAAATTTAAAGGTTCGCCGTCAGGATCCTCACTGGGCGACAAAGCGGAGTATatggagatggaggagggggtCACTGAGTCTCTATGTGGTTTGGACAAGAGCCCGAGTAAAGGAAACGGCACAGATATAAGCAGAAAAAACAGTACTAACTCTAAATCCATTCAGACTGATGTGTGA